A stretch of the SAR324 cluster bacterium genome encodes the following:
- the speD gene encoding adenosylmethionine decarboxylase encodes MEQNLSTLNNWPAYHNLDDEQDAQDHFIVREGVSCAGAHLIVDVWGADQLDDLELMEHAMREAVEAAKATLLHIHLHHFTPNGGISGVAVLAESHISVHTWPERQFAAFDIFMCGDAKPELAVEVLRTHFQPGQFQVQELLRGRTGSYGDI; translated from the coding sequence ATGGAACAAAATCTTTCTACCCTCAATAACTGGCCGGCCTACCATAACCTGGATGACGAACAGGACGCACAAGATCACTTCATTGTCCGTGAGGGCGTCTCCTGCGCAGGTGCTCACCTGATTGTCGATGTCTGGGGCGCAGATCAGCTGGACGATCTGGAACTGATGGAACACGCGATGCGAGAGGCAGTCGAGGCTGCCAAGGCCACCCTACTCCACATTCACCTGCACCACTTCACTCCCAACGGTGGCATTTCCGGAGTGGCCGTGCTGGCTGAATCACACATCAGCGTGCATACCTGGCCGGAGCGTCAATTTGCAGCTTTCGACATCTTCATGTGCGGTGATGCCAAACCAGAGCTGGCAGTTGAGGTGCTACGAACTCATTTTCAGCCCGGGCAGTTCCAGGTACAGGAACTGTTACGGGGACGTACAGGTAGCTATGGAGATATTTAG
- a CDS encoding S-adenosylmethionine decarboxylase has translation MLLEHKHLIVRAEIHHPPCNPSAMDDWMRQLVQDIRMKVLMGPFSVYSDMPGNQGLTSVTIIETSHIAVHVWDEVSPALMQMDVYSCAEFDPQLIFDRLQSDFGLAKVEWKFIDHEHGLHEIPLSRPMLFPMPGLLEAVA, from the coding sequence ATGCTACTGGAACACAAGCACTTGATCGTCCGTGCTGAAATTCATCATCCCCCCTGCAACCCAAGCGCGATGGACGACTGGATGCGCCAACTGGTTCAAGACATCCGCATGAAAGTGCTGATGGGGCCCTTCTCAGTCTACTCGGACATGCCCGGCAACCAGGGCCTGACGAGTGTCACCATCATCGAAACCTCGCACATCGCTGTTCACGTTTGGGACGAAGTCTCCCCTGCCCTGATGCAGATGGACGTTTATTCCTGCGCTGAGTTTGACCCTCAACTGATTTTTGATCGCCTCCAGAGCGACTTTGGTCTCGCCAAGGTGGAGTGGAAATTTATCGACCACGAGCACGGACTGCATGAGATCCCTCTCAGCCGACCCATGCTTTTCCCGATGCCCGGTCTGCTCGAAGCAGTTGCCTGA
- a CDS encoding polyamine aminopropyltransferase produces MEIFSEKLYKGYSQHLEITEVFFEQRTEHQHLIIFQNPCFGRVMALDGVVQTTEADEFIYHEMMAHVPLLAHGQATEVLIIGGGDGGMLREVVRHPNVKRVVQVEIDQAVIEMSERFLPQHSQGAFQDPRVEIVIADGLQFVQET; encoded by the coding sequence ATGGAGATATTTAGCGAGAAGCTCTACAAGGGCTACAGCCAACACCTGGAGATCACCGAGGTGTTCTTTGAGCAACGCACAGAGCACCAGCACCTGATCATCTTCCAAAACCCCTGCTTCGGTCGAGTGATGGCCCTGGATGGTGTGGTCCAGACAACTGAGGCTGACGAGTTCATCTATCACGAGATGATGGCCCATGTGCCACTGTTGGCGCATGGTCAAGCCACGGAGGTGCTGATCATCGGAGGGGGAGACGGAGGCATGTTGCGAGAAGTGGTGCGACATCCGAACGTCAAGCGAGTCGTGCAGGTGGAGATTGACCAGGCCGTGATCGAGATGTCGGAGCGTTTCCTGCCACAGCATTCCCAGGGGGCCTTTCAGGATCCACGGGTAGAGATCGTGATTGCTGATGGCCTGCAGTTTGTCCAGGAGAC